CCGCCTTCCATGAAGGCATCAATCTCGCCGCTGTTCTGCACCTGCCGGCGATTTACGTCCTGCAGAACAATCAGATTGCCCTGGGAACCCCTCTGAAGAATCATCAGGCCGGCCCGTTCACGGCGTGGAGCAAAGCCTACGGAGTTGCCGGTTTCTCATGCGACGGCAACAATGTTCTCGATACTTACGCGGCTACAAAGCAGGCTGCCGAACTCACCCGTAGCGGGCACGGCCCGGTCCTTATCTTTGCGGAGACGTTCCGGATGGGCGGACATGCCACGCATGATGAAAAAGAAGCACGCGATATCTGCCCCCGCGAGATGTTTGAATACTGGGGCCAACGGGACCCGATCGGCATGTACGAGAGTTATCTTGAGCGGCGCGGCATTTCGCGCTCCAGGCTGCAAGAGGTCGAGAACCAGGTTGTGGACGAAATGGCAGCCGCGGAGAAGCAGGCCCTGGTCAGCCGCGAAAGCAGGATACCGGGACGGGAACTCCTCACGCAGGATGTTTATGCCGGCCAGGATTCGGCGCCAGCAGAAACATCAACAGAACCAGCGTGGCCGAGAGCAGGCAATACTCGCAATACGCCTTCAGGATAAACGCCTGAATTCCGACCAGCAGCGCCGATACGACCAGTCCGGTTCCAGTCAGATAAAAGATGGCGGACAGCGGAAAATTCAGCGGACGATCGGCGTCTTCAAACAACTTGAAGACCGCCAGGCTCAGGATCGTGACGTAAAACGCCAGCCCCAGCCAGGACAGGGGAATGCCCGCGATTTCGGAATACCTGCTGGTCAGCACGTCCATGCAGCCGTGGGTCACATGGCAGGGAATAGGGCCGGCGTTTCTCTTGATGGAAAGGTAAAGCGCGTCCACCATTCCGACAAGCGCAAGACAGCCGATCCCAACAGAACGCAATTTCATTTATGAAGGCGCGTTTCGACCAGTTGGACCAGTTCCTCCATGTTCAGCTTGGGTTGGATCAGTTGACCATTGAGGAAGAACGTCGGGGTTCCCTCGATGTGCAGGTCCTGTGCCTGCGAGACGTCCGTCAGAATCCGGCTTTGCAGTCCCGGCGAGCTTAACGATTGCTCGAACCTGTTCAGATCCAGCCCGATATGGCTGGCGAAATTCATGAAGTACGGCTTGGGGTTGGGTGATTCCCCCCACTCCCGCTGATGCTCAAACAGCGCATCGTGCATTTCCCAGTATTTGCCCTGCTCACCGGC
The DNA window shown above is from Terriglobia bacterium and carries:
- a CDS encoding thiamine pyrophosphate-dependent dehydrogenase E1 component subunit alpha, which gives rise to MKRYPMYDPPEYVHWEPLPGIIEEFENTIGRDSGRSGIILQLNDDRLLDMYAGMLRFRLHDITLKRWVKQGILAKAWLGTGEEAVTVGNVHALDRTIDKVGPMIRNAGACHEMGIPVVDMLREYLATADSPSKGKDLHIGSLAHGVIAPASQVAALTPVFAGIALAFKQRGERAVALTWIGDGATKTTAFHEGINLAAVLHLPAIYVLQNNQIALGTPLKNHQAGPFTAWSKAYGVAGFSCDGNNVLDTYAATKQAAELTRSGHGPVLIFAETFRMGGHATHDEKEARDICPREMFEYWGQRDPIGMYESYLERRGISRSRLQEVENQVVDEMAAAEKQALVSRESRIPGRELLTQDVYAGQDSAPAETSTEPAWPRAGNTRNTPSG
- a CDS encoding vitamin K epoxide reductase family protein, encoding MKLRSVGIGCLALVGMVDALYLSIKRNAGPIPCHVTHGCMDVLTSRYSEIAGIPLSWLGLAFYVTILSLAVFKLFEDADRPLNFPLSAIFYLTGTGLVVSALLVGIQAFILKAYCEYCLLSATLVLLMFLLAPNPGRHKHPA